CACATGCGACTTGGTACGGCGATTACGGAAACACTGTTGATGTCAAGTCGTGATGGAGTTCACTTTGATCGCTGGAATGAAGCGTTTCTGCCACCGGGTCCCGAGCGAACCGGTACGTGGAATTACGGAAACAATTCTGTTGCCTGGCAGATCGTGGAAACGGAATCTGCATTACCCGAGGCCCCGAATGAGCTTGCTTTTTACGCCGCTGAAGGAGGATGGATGGGTGACAGTAATGCCGTGCGACGATACACCATGCGATTAGATGGTTTCGTATCCATCCATGCGGGATGGAAAGGTGGCGAAATGACGACTCGACCGCTGCAGTTTAGCGGCAATCAACTGAGCATCAATTTTGCCACGTCGGCGGCGGGAAGTATCCGTGTTGAAATTCAGAATGCTGATGGCGGGGCAATCGATGGCTTCGGTCTGAACGACTGTTCAGATATCTTCGGCGACACGGTTGACCGAACGGTTTACTGGAACGGCAGCTCTGAAGTCAGCGAGCTGGCTGGTCGGAGTGTGGTTCTGCGATTTGTGCTGAAAGACGCTGATCTTTACTCCTTCAGGTTTGGCTCCCAGTGATTGCACCAGAGCGTCTGATCGAACGGGCAGGACGAGTTGCCGGATCCACAGATTCGTTTGAGTTTATGAAGCCATCTGTCGCGGATCAGGCGTCTGCGTTGCTGCGCCACATGTTTTTACAGATGGCGGGGGTTCGGCAGTTTTCGATTCCCGCAGTGAAGATTACAGCATTACCATTTCGAACACTTTGGAGGAAACCTGGAATGAAAAACAAATTCGTCGGTATTTTATTTTCGGTCATTTCCTGCCTGCTGATATCGATGGTCAGCGATGTTTGCGCGGCCGATGATTCGTCCGTGAAGATCCTGTTGATCGGGAAAGAGCCGGACCATCGATTCGGCACTCACATGTACATGCACACTCAGAAGATGCTGGCCAGGTGTCTGCGGAAAACGGACGGGATCACAACGGTCGTTTCAGAAGGCTGGCCCCTGGATCCTGAGGTTCTGAAAGACGTCAAAACAATCGTGTTGTATTCAAGTCCCGGAGCAGAATTCCTGCTGGATGGTCCAGGCAGCGGGGCACTGCATCAAATGATGACGAACGGTGTTGGTCTGGTAACAATTCACTGGGCGTCAACTGTGTATGAAAAAAATCTTGACCGTCTCGGTGAGCGATGGATGGATTATCTGGGTGCCAGCTGGGTCTCGAATTATGGACTCAGTACCGATACATCGATTCTGACGCAGCTTATGCCGGAGCATCCCGTCTGCCGCGGATGGAAAGAATATGAACTCAATGATGAATTTTATCTTAAGCCGGTCATCAGAGCAGCAACGCCCCTGTTAAGGGTCACCACGAAGGGAGAGGACGTGATTGTCGGCTGGGTCTGTGAACGTCCCGGCAGCGGTCGATCCTATGGAACAACCCTGGGACATTTCTACCGCAATTTTCGGATCGAAGCATTCCGTCGTACAATCGTGAATGCCATTCTTTGGACAGCTCACGTTGAAGTTCCCGCGGGCGGTGCTCCCGTGGAGCTCAACGAAGCGGAACTGCAACTGCCTCCCCGGCCGCAGAACTGACCCGTACAGGCCCGGAACGACGTGAGCTCCTGCTTGTCAGGTCGCATCCGGAGGCACTAGAGTCAAGACCACCACTGCGTTGGATCATTTTCAATTCTGGACATCAACATGACGGACACACTGATTAAATATCCGGATATTCCGACAACTCTTGCAGGTCGCTTCAACTGGAGAATGTTGAAGTACTTTGGTGCAGGAGCAATTTTGGCATCTGTCACTATTGGAAGTGGCGAAACGTTGATGGCGTCACGAGGCGGATCCATTTTTGGCTACTCTGTGTTGTGGGCGGTTTTGCTGGCATCAGCAGCAAAGGCCGTACAGGTGTATACAGCGGCACGTCACATCACTTTGACGGGGCGGCATCCTCTCGAAGACTGGGCTCGGATGACGCTCTGGATTCCGTTGCTGCTGCTGGGCATGAGTCTGTGGTGTTTTCCTTTTCTGCTGTCGTTTCTATCGCTGGTACTGGGTGAGATCATCAATGAGATGTTTCACGTTGCGACACCCAATGATCCGGATTTTCGGCTCTGGACGCGCATTTGGGCGACAGGAGCGACTGTACTGGCAATCGCGCTGACGCTGATCCAGGGATACAGTCTGATGGAGAAAGTTCAAACAGCGGTCATTGGATTGCTGCTGCTCAGTATCGGGGCCGCATGTCTGGCGTCGAATCCGGACCTGCTGGCCGTGATTCAGGGGCTCTTTGTACCCGTGTCTCCCCAATATCAACCTTGGCTGATTGAGAAATATCCTGAAGCATTTCGCGACCGGACTCCATGGGTGGAAATCACCACGATCCTTGGATTTGTCGGCGGTGGCACATACGACTATCTGGGATATGTCAGCTGCCTTCGTGAAAAATCCTGGGGCGCAATTCGAACTGGTTCCGATTCCTCAGTGCGTCTGATAGCCGATGACACGGACAATCTGCGGCGCGGAAGGAAGTGGCTTGTTCCTCCATGCATTGACGTGACCACCAGTTTTGTCTGTGTCTTTGTATTCAGCATCTGTTTTGTAGTGCTTGGGGCTTCGGTTCTGCATCCACAAGAAATCGTACCGGCAAAAAATGGTGAGTTGTTGACTCATCAGGCCCAATTCCTGACACAATTGCACCCTGCCTTCCTGTATCTGTACCGAATTGGCGTCTTCATGGCCTTTTGGGGGACGATCTATGGAGCATATGAAATCTATTGGCGAACTGTGTATGAATGTTTGCGCCCTGTGAGCGAAAAAATCCGCCGAATGTCGTCCGGTACCGTACGGCTCTGCGTACTCCTGTATTGTGGAGTTGGAGCGATTGCGCTGAGTTGGCTCACAGAAAATCCGATCGGGCTGATCACGATCCCGTCATTGATCGGCGGAGTACTGTCGTGTGGTCTTTGGTGTTTTGGGATGATGTGGCTGGATCGGAAATCACTGCCGACAGCATTGAGGATGAAGCCGGTGCTCAGGATTGCCACTTTTGTTTCCGGTGCGCTGTTGACGAGTATCGGTGTCAAAGCCTTCTACGATTATGTCGCATCACCGTTGGGATAGCTCGTAGTTAACAGTCCGTTGCGCGACGGATGCGATCGTATTGCGTCGGCACTGGGTTGTGTTTGTCAGGGTACATACAACAGTTCCCAAAGGGATCGATGTGCCAGAAGCACAGGAATCCGGTGGAAAGCGTGGTTTGCCTGATCCTCCGCATTGGTTCGGGCTGCATCTCTTCCAGGCGTGATCAGGAGTGGACGCACGTCGTGATTCAGGTTGCGGAATGATCTATATCAACCCTGTATCTGGCCGCAATCAGCGTGCATTCCAGGGTAATTGATATCCTGCCACCGCCAGTCGAATCCGATAGAGGCTTCTGCCTGCCGTGACGTACAGCAGATTCGCGTCGTCACCACGGCCAAAGCCGACGTTGGTTGGAACTTCAGTTTTGATGTATGCCAGTTCTTTTCCGTCTGGTGAGTACACAGTAATTCCCGGTCGGTTCAACGCTCGAACTGCCACATAAAGATTTCCGTGTTCGTCGCAAACCAATCCGTCAGGGCCGTCTTCCGGGTAGTAGTCCACCAGAGTTTTGCGATATGTCGCGGTTCCATCTTCGTGAAGATCATAGGCCATCAGTGCCATATTGCCCTTTCGAAGTGGTGTGGCAACAGCAACCGGTCCTTCCGCATCACTGGCTTTGCCAAGTCGTTCAAAGCCCGTTGCACCATTGGCGTTGCTGACCACGTACAGACTTTTTTGATCGGGCGACACGCAGACACCGTTGGGTTTGCCTGCATCAGTGATAATGCGGTGAATCGAGCCATCGGTGTCGATGCGATAAACCCCCATCACCGGCTGATCGATTGTTTCGTGCCCGAGATATCTGGGATCACTAAAGTACATTCGGCCTTTCTCATCGACCGTAACGTCGTTTGGTGAGTTCAGTTTTCGGCCTTCATACATCGCCGCGATGATATAACTCATACCCGTTTTCATGTCCGTGCGAATCACACGTCGGCCACCGTAGTCAGCCCCTTCGCAGACAAGCATGTCACCGTTCGCATCGAATTTGATTCCGTTGGACATACCGCTCGGTGAACGAAAAATGGATGTCTTCTGGGTTTTTGGATTAAATTTCCAGATATGCCCGGCGTGGATTTCACCCGTTTCGGTTACAGCCTGATGTGAAAACGTAATATCGCTGAAGTAGACCATTCCGTCCGGAGCCACGCAGACTCCTTCGGTCAGCATGATTCCTTCGAAGAGTTTTTCCAGTTTGGCATTTGACGGTACGATCTGATCCTGAGCCACGCTCAAGGATGAAAATGTCACCAAAACGGACAACACGAAGTATCGAAAAGATGGCATGAATAATTCCCTGAGCGTTGCAGGAGGATTCGAAACTGTCTGGTACTGGTGTATTCGAGTATAGGGATGGTGCCGGTTAATCACCAACAATTGTCCGGTTAGATATTCCAACCCGACAATTGTTGGTGAATGCTGGCTGTTCCGAAGATGACGAAACCGATGATCCCACGTTGGCACGAACAGGAATCCACTGCGAGTCCCTCTGGACCGAACTATGGTTCCCGGACCACGCGGAAGCCAATCATACGGAAGGCCTGAACCGACGGCCAGGCGCCTGACCGACCATAACTTCGCGCATCCTGACCTTCGAAAAAGAAACACCCTCCTCGCAGCACGCGGAAGCTGCCGGTGGAGGGACCCTGTGGATTACGGACCGGGGAAGTTTGGTAGTAGTCGCGGCTGTACCAGTCAGAACACCATTCCATCAGATTGCCTGCCATGTCCATGGCGCCGTAGACCGAACTGCCGTTGTTCGTTTGGATTTTACCTCGCAAACTTCCGTCGTAATAACCGACCTGCTGTCCAGTATCGTAGATCTGAGAATCATCAATATTTGCATAGGAATGATCGATGGTGTTGCCCCAGGGGAATCTTCGTTGATCTGTTCCGCGCGCCGCCTTTTCCCATTCTGCTTCGGTCGGAAGACGATATCTCTTTCCGGTTCGGGTACACAGCCAGCTGCAATAAGCGCTGGCCGCGTCCCAGTTCATTCCCTGCACCGGATAGTGGTCAGAATTTGCGGTGCCTCCACCATGATTCCGTTCCTGGCTCCAGTACGGATTCTGATCTTTTGGAACTACCCGGTGACCAGGCCAGTATGCCGGGTTGTCATACCCTGGATCGTCACGGAACCGTCGCCACTGGGCATTGGTGACTTCATACTTTCCGACGTAGTACGCATCGAGGGAAACGGTATGGACTGGTCTTTCCCGTGATTCACCGTCACCAAAATTGTCACCCATTTTAAAGGATCCTTCGGGGACGTAGACGAGTTCCCCATACCCATCGTTGATCACCTGGGGACTGACATCCTGTGGCGACTGGTTTTGGGACCCCTTTTGTCTGGGCAGCGGGCCAAAGAATTCACTCATGGTGAGAAAATGTTTCAGTGAATCCATCCACGGACGGAACTCCGGGCTGGAAAATGCCGCACCGAATCCGTGGCGTCCTTTTTGCAGTATGTGGAGTTCAGCAACGCCGCCCGCGTGATTGATATCGGTGAACAACTCAGCGGATTTAGTGGCCGCGCCATCTGCGGCAGCAGACAACAGGTACGTAGGTGGAAATTCAGCGAGATTTTCCTGAGGAGTCGTGCTGCCGGTTCCGTAGATCATTCCCAGCGAATGAGGCCTGGAACTCAAGCGATCGACCGGGTCGGGGGCATTCGGATTTCCTGCATCCGATGCAGCCGCGACATAACGCGCCATCGAGGAACCCGCAGAGAACCCAATAAACATTAATCGTTTCGGATCAAGATCCCATTTGTCGGCTTGTGAACGCACGACACGAATCGCTCGATTTCCGTCGAGGGTTCTTGCCTCATGGTCGTATGTCGGAGACATACGGTAAGTCAGTACAAATGCCGTCGTGCCCCACTCATTGAAACGTTCAGCAATCTCGATTCCTTCTGAGCCGTACATCAGCATGATGTTTGAACCGCCGGGTGCGATGATGACTGATGAGCCATTCCGGTGCCCTTCGGACGCCGGGAATACGGTGAGCAGCGGGTTGTCCAGCGGTCCATCACTCTGCGCCAGTGGCACCTTCCCAGGTTCCCACAGCGGGATATTGTAATTTTCACTGGCGGATGCACATGTCGCAGCGAAAACAGCAATGAATGTAAGGA
This window of the Fuerstiella sp. genome carries:
- a CDS encoding ThuA domain-containing protein; protein product: MIAPERLIERAGRVAGSTDSFEFMKPSVADQASALLRHMFLQMAGVRQFSIPAVKITALPFRTLWRKPGMKNKFVGILFSVISCLLISMVSDVCAADDSSVKILLIGKEPDHRFGTHMYMHTQKMLARCLRKTDGITTVVSEGWPLDPEVLKDVKTIVLYSSPGAEFLLDGPGSGALHQMMTNGVGLVTIHWASTVYEKNLDRLGERWMDYLGASWVSNYGLSTDTSILTQLMPEHPVCRGWKEYELNDEFYLKPVIRAATPLLRVTTKGEDVIVGWVCERPGSGRSYGTTLGHFYRNFRIEAFRRTIVNAILWTAHVEVPAGGAPVELNEAELQLPPRPQN
- a CDS encoding Nramp family divalent metal transporter, whose product is MTDTLIKYPDIPTTLAGRFNWRMLKYFGAGAILASVTIGSGETLMASRGGSIFGYSVLWAVLLASAAKAVQVYTAARHITLTGRHPLEDWARMTLWIPLLLLGMSLWCFPFLLSFLSLVLGEIINEMFHVATPNDPDFRLWTRIWATGATVLAIALTLIQGYSLMEKVQTAVIGLLLLSIGAACLASNPDLLAVIQGLFVPVSPQYQPWLIEKYPEAFRDRTPWVEITTILGFVGGGTYDYLGYVSCLREKSWGAIRTGSDSSVRLIADDTDNLRRGRKWLVPPCIDVTTSFVCVFVFSICFVVLGASVLHPQEIVPAKNGELLTHQAQFLTQLHPAFLYLYRIGVFMAFWGTIYGAYEIYWRTVYECLRPVSEKIRRMSSGTVRLCVLLYCGVGAIALSWLTENPIGLITIPSLIGGVLSCGLWCFGMMWLDRKSLPTALRMKPVLRIATFVSGALLTSIGVKAFYDYVASPLG
- a CDS encoding SMP-30/gluconolactonase/LRE family protein; its protein translation is MPSFRYFVLSVLVTFSSLSVAQDQIVPSNAKLEKLFEGIMLTEGVCVAPDGMVYFSDITFSHQAVTETGEIHAGHIWKFNPKTQKTSIFRSPSGMSNGIKFDANGDMLVCEGADYGGRRVIRTDMKTGMSYIIAAMYEGRKLNSPNDVTVDEKGRMYFSDPRYLGHETIDQPVMGVYRIDTDGSIHRIITDAGKPNGVCVSPDQKSLYVVSNANGATGFERLGKASDAEGPVAVATPLRKGNMALMAYDLHEDGTATYRKTLVDYYPEDGPDGLVCDEHGNLYVAVRALNRPGITVYSPDGKELAYIKTEVPTNVGFGRGDDANLLYVTAGRSLYRIRLAVAGYQLPWNAR
- a CDS encoding SUMF1/EgtB/PvdO family nonheme iron enzyme, whose protein sequence is MTHLCFSTRQKSILTFIAVFAATCASASENYNIPLWEPGKVPLAQSDGPLDNPLLTVFPASEGHRNGSSVIIAPGGSNIMLMYGSEGIEIAERFNEWGTTAFVLTYRMSPTYDHEARTLDGNRAIRVVRSQADKWDLDPKRLMFIGFSAGSSMARYVAAASDAGNPNAPDPVDRLSSRPHSLGMIYGTGSTTPQENLAEFPPTYLLSAAADGAATKSAELFTDINHAGGVAELHILQKGRHGFGAAFSSPEFRPWMDSLKHFLTMSEFFGPLPRQKGSQNQSPQDVSPQVINDGYGELVYVPEGSFKMGDNFGDGESRERPVHTVSLDAYYVGKYEVTNAQWRRFRDDPGYDNPAYWPGHRVVPKDQNPYWSQERNHGGGTANSDHYPVQGMNWDAASAYCSWLCTRTGKRYRLPTEAEWEKAARGTDQRRFPWGNTIDHSYANIDDSQIYDTGQQVGYYDGSLRGKIQTNNGSSVYGAMDMAGNLMEWCSDWYSRDYYQTSPVRNPQGPSTGSFRVLRGGCFFFEGQDARSYGRSGAWPSVQAFRMIGFRVVREP